From Algoriphagus sp. NG3, the proteins below share one genomic window:
- a CDS encoding glycoside hydrolase family 18 protein — protein MKTFSFSHYFLLILLLSCTSPGTDQSGNASSTTNPEPVIMAYYVAERDYQPEKIPVEQLTHIIYSFTHVIEGEMKFSNEDTAGPKLEALVRQKDRNPDLKVMIACGGWGADGFSDMALTPESRAKFIKSASEFITKYNLDGMDMDWEYPGISGAGTMARPEDTKNFTALMKGLREMLDEFDTPKLLTFASAGWKRYYDFIEVNEVMKYADYTNVMTYDQVSGVSIYTGHHTPLGDVKSADIQDTPFQTHLDSLHANGENLDPDPRSVEKIVDFLIQEGVNPQQIVIGGAFYGRVWAGVPPVNNGLHQLSSGLHIGWMAYHQIRNNYERDSNFQSFWDEKAKAPYMYNASDSLFVSYDDTVSVALKTRYTMDKGLGGIMFWELGNDTKEEGSLLDAIYKAAHD, from the coding sequence TTGAAAACTTTCAGCTTTTCACATTATTTCCTCTTGATTCTGCTTCTGAGCTGTACTTCTCCAGGCACCGACCAATCAGGTAACGCATCATCAACTACAAACCCTGAACCTGTTATTATGGCTTATTATGTGGCCGAGCGGGATTATCAGCCGGAGAAAATCCCAGTGGAACAGCTGACCCATATCATTTACTCGTTTACACATGTGATCGAGGGGGAAATGAAATTCAGCAATGAAGATACAGCAGGACCTAAGCTGGAGGCACTTGTCAGGCAAAAAGACAGAAATCCTGATCTGAAAGTAATGATCGCCTGCGGAGGATGGGGAGCCGATGGATTCTCCGATATGGCCTTGACACCAGAAAGCAGGGCAAAATTCATTAAAAGTGCTTCGGAATTCATCACAAAATATAATCTCGATGGGATGGATATGGACTGGGAATACCCGGGGATTTCGGGAGCAGGAACCATGGCCCGTCCAGAAGACACCAAGAACTTTACTGCTTTGATGAAAGGACTTCGGGAGATGTTGGATGAATTTGATACCCCTAAACTCCTGACTTTTGCTTCTGCCGGTTGGAAACGCTACTATGATTTCATAGAAGTAAATGAGGTAATGAAGTATGCTGATTATACCAATGTGATGACTTATGACCAGGTATCCGGTGTATCCATTTACACAGGACACCACACACCACTCGGAGATGTGAAAAGTGCAGATATTCAGGACACTCCCTTTCAGACCCATTTGGACAGTCTACATGCAAATGGAGAAAACCTAGACCCAGATCCACGATCTGTCGAAAAAATCGTCGATTTTTTAATTCAGGAGGGGGTAAATCCTCAACAGATTGTGATTGGAGGAGCATTTTATGGACGTGTCTGGGCAGGCGTGCCGCCGGTAAATAATGGATTGCACCAATTGAGCAGCGGACTACATATAGGCTGGATGGCCTATCATCAAATCCGTAACAACTATGAGCGGGACAGCAATTTCCAGAGCTTCTGGGATGAGAAAGCCAAAGCACCTTATATGTATAATGCTTCAGATAGTCTATTTGTATCCTATGATGATACGGTTTCTGTGGCACTGAAAACCAGATACACCATGGATAAGGGGCTGGGAGGAATTATGTTCTGGGAGTTGGGCAATGACACCAAGGAAGAGGGCAGTTTGCTGGACGCGATTTATAAAGCAGCCCATGATTAA
- a CDS encoding M28 family peptidase, whose product MKNRFWLICLVLLAGACSSPEKKNETVEKASAKPYPVFNPDSAYAFVQKQVDFGPRVPETEGHKATKNWLISKFKGYGFAVETQDFQAKTYDGLTWNLSNIIASYNPEASKRILLAAHYDTRRIADKDTERIAEPIDGANDGGSGVGVLVEIARVIGTQELKPDVGIDIILFDGEDDGEPEGSQTRNREQDFWWCLGSQHWSKNKHKPNYSAYYGILVDLVGAKGARFYREGYSRQYASGILKKVWDNAAEIGQSDFFIYKDSPEIIDDHAFVNEYAKIPMINIIEFSPDYGFGQYHHKHSDNMDIIDRRTLQAVGETVLFTVYQE is encoded by the coding sequence ATGAAGAATAGATTTTGGCTAATATGCTTAGTGCTTCTAGCGGGGGCATGTAGTAGTCCGGAGAAAAAAAATGAAACCGTAGAAAAAGCTTCGGCTAAGCCCTATCCTGTTTTCAACCCGGATTCTGCTTACGCTTTTGTGCAAAAGCAAGTGGATTTTGGCCCTAGGGTACCGGAAACTGAGGGGCACAAAGCCACTAAAAATTGGCTTATATCCAAATTTAAAGGCTATGGCTTTGCTGTAGAAACCCAGGATTTCCAGGCAAAAACCTACGATGGGCTAACCTGGAATCTCAGTAATATTATAGCATCCTACAATCCTGAAGCAAGCAAGAGAATACTTTTGGCTGCACACTACGATACCCGTAGAATAGCCGACAAGGATACTGAGCGTATAGCCGAGCCCATAGACGGTGCCAACGACGGTGGAAGTGGCGTCGGTGTTTTAGTGGAAATCGCACGTGTGATAGGTACCCAAGAGCTCAAACCCGACGTGGGAATAGATATCATCTTATTTGACGGTGAAGATGACGGAGAACCAGAGGGCTCCCAAACAAGAAATAGAGAACAGGATTTCTGGTGGTGTCTAGGCTCCCAGCATTGGTCTAAAAACAAGCACAAGCCCAATTATTCGGCTTACTACGGGATCTTGGTGGATCTGGTCGGTGCCAAAGGCGCTAGATTCTATAGAGAAGGCTATTCCCGGCAGTATGCCTCTGGCATTTTGAAGAAGGTATGGGACAATGCCGCTGAAATCGGTCAGAGTGACTTTTTCATCTATAAAGATTCTCCTGAAATCATCGATGATCATGCTTTTGTAAATGAATATGCGAAAATCCCCATGATTAATATTATTGAGTTTTCGCCGGATTATGGCTTTGGCCAATACCATCACAAGCATTCCGATAATATGGACATCATAGACCGCCGAACTCTGCAAGCTGTAGGTGAAACTGTTTTATTTACAGTTTACCAAGAGTAA
- a CDS encoding LacI family DNA-binding transcriptional regulator: protein MKKGHQVTMKEIAKKLGVSVSTISRALKDSPELHPDTKKRIVEMAKEMNYQPNLLAQSLRISRTNTLGVIVPEITSHFFASCISGIQDYANKRGYNVMICQSNETLELEKANIRTLVSSQVDGLLISLSRETNKYDHLLDLYNREIPFLLFDRVNEDIPVSRVTFNDEGGAYQVTKHMLESGCKRIMYVSGPEDLYISKKRKEGYLHALSEFGIEPEGELIKISDLTEQDNIRIAKEITEMENRPDAVFCMIDPVALDLLAVWKSLGIKVPQDMALAGFTNNPASAVVEPPLTTVAQPGYEMGKLAATHLLDQLEGQASDDPISIVLETTLLPRQSTKSV, encoded by the coding sequence ATGAAAAAAGGACATCAGGTTACGATGAAGGAAATCGCCAAGAAATTGGGAGTTTCTGTATCGACAATTTCCAGGGCACTGAAAGATTCTCCAGAGCTGCATCCAGACACAAAAAAGAGGATCGTAGAGATGGCTAAGGAGATGAATTATCAGCCAAATCTATTGGCCCAAAGCCTCAGGATCAGCCGCACCAATACCCTTGGAGTAATCGTCCCTGAAATTACTTCGCACTTCTTCGCGTCCTGTATTTCTGGTATCCAGGATTACGCCAATAAACGGGGGTACAATGTGATGATCTGCCAATCCAACGAAACCCTTGAACTGGAAAAAGCGAACATCAGAACCCTAGTCTCTTCCCAGGTGGACGGACTGCTGATCTCCTTAAGCCGTGAGACAAACAAGTACGACCATCTACTGGATCTTTATAACCGAGAGATTCCTTTCTTGCTGTTTGACAGGGTAAACGAGGATATTCCAGTATCCAGAGTCACGTTTAATGATGAAGGCGGTGCCTATCAGGTCACCAAGCATATGCTGGAGAGCGGCTGCAAAAGGATCATGTACGTCTCAGGTCCGGAGGATCTATACATCAGTAAAAAAAGAAAAGAAGGGTACCTACATGCCTTAAGTGAATTTGGAATTGAGCCGGAGGGAGAATTGATAAAAATAAGTGATCTCACCGAACAAGACAATATTAGGATAGCAAAGGAAATCACTGAGATGGAGAATAGACCTGATGCGGTTTTTTGTATGATAGATCCGGTGGCTTTGGACTTGTTGGCCGTCTGGAAATCGCTGGGAATCAAAGTCCCACAGGATATGGCTCTTGCAGGTTTCACCAACAACCCAGCTTCAGCAGTGGTGGAGCCACCGCTCACTACTGTCGCCCAGCCTGGCTATGAAATGGGAAAATTGGCGGCAACCCATTTGCTTGACCAGTTGGAGGGACAAGCTTCAGACGATCCCATATCTATTGTCTTAGAGACTACCTTGCTCCCACGCCAATCGACAAAATCGGTTTGA
- the cysS gene encoding cysteine--tRNA ligase — protein sequence MKSHNLKLYNTLSRQKEEFQPINPPFVGMYVCGPTVYGDAHLGHGRPAITFDTVNRYLTHLGFRVRYVRNITDVGHLQGDADEGEDKIAKKAKLEQLEPMEVAQQYTDSYHRDMALLNTWKPSIEPRATGHIPEQIALVEAILKEGLAYEINGSVYFDVLKYNETSNYGKLSGRDLENLLSGSRTLDGQDEKRNPVDFALWKNASPEHLMKWDSPWGVGFPGWHLECTAMSSKYLGKQFDIHGGGMDLLFPHHECEIAQGNACNHQDPAKYWMHNNMITINGQKMGKSLGNFINLQELFTGNHKLLDQAYSPMTIRYFILTAHYRSTLDFSNEALQAAQKGYKKLINGLRIAKLLQFEADDTLLDVEQIKQVEQMITNAYRAMDDDFNTAQAIGHLFNMLKKINSMYTGQLKSAVFGEATFNKLIDTFKTFVSDILGLVEEKPDNQNKMLDLLLRLYAEAKTARDYAKVDEIRAGLKAIGFVVKDMKDKIDWAYEE from the coding sequence ATGAAATCGCATAATCTCAAACTATACAATACACTTTCCCGCCAAAAAGAGGAATTTCAGCCCATAAATCCGCCTTTCGTAGGCATGTATGTCTGTGGGCCGACAGTCTATGGGGATGCTCATCTGGGCCATGGGCGCCCTGCCATCACTTTTGATACGGTCAACCGCTACCTGACCCATCTCGGTTTTCGGGTTCGCTATGTACGAAATATCACCGATGTGGGGCACTTGCAGGGAGATGCGGACGAAGGAGAGGATAAAATCGCCAAAAAAGCCAAGCTAGAGCAGCTGGAACCTATGGAAGTGGCCCAGCAATATACGGACAGCTACCATAGGGATATGGCGCTACTGAATACCTGGAAGCCTAGCATAGAACCCCGCGCTACCGGCCATATCCCAGAGCAGATCGCATTGGTAGAAGCTATTTTGAAAGAAGGCTTGGCATATGAGATCAATGGTTCTGTCTATTTCGATGTATTGAAATACAATGAAACAAGTAACTACGGGAAGCTCTCGGGCAGAGATTTGGAAAACCTTCTCAGCGGCAGCCGGACACTGGACGGACAGGATGAGAAGCGGAACCCAGTGGATTTTGCCCTATGGAAAAATGCTTCTCCAGAGCATCTGATGAAGTGGGATTCCCCATGGGGAGTAGGATTTCCCGGCTGGCACCTGGAATGTACAGCCATGAGCTCCAAATACCTCGGCAAGCAATTTGACATCCACGGAGGAGGGATGGACTTGCTCTTCCCCCATCATGAATGTGAGATCGCCCAGGGAAACGCCTGCAATCATCAGGATCCGGCCAAGTACTGGATGCATAATAATATGATCACCATCAACGGTCAGAAGATGGGCAAGTCTCTTGGCAATTTCATCAACCTGCAGGAGCTTTTCACTGGAAATCATAAACTGCTCGATCAGGCTTACAGCCCGATGACAATCAGGTATTTCATCCTCACGGCACATTATAGATCTACGCTGGATTTTTCCAACGAAGCACTCCAAGCTGCCCAAAAAGGTTATAAAAAGCTGATCAACGGACTGAGAATCGCCAAACTCCTACAATTTGAAGCCGATGACACGCTACTTGATGTGGAGCAGATCAAGCAGGTGGAGCAGATGATCACCAACGCCTACCGTGCCATGGACGATGACTTCAACACCGCACAGGCGATAGGCCATCTCTTCAATATGCTGAAGAAAATCAATTCCATGTACACAGGACAATTGAAGTCTGCTGTTTTCGGTGAAGCCACTTTCAATAAGTTGATTGACACCTTTAAGACCTTTGTTTCGGATATTCTGGGACTGGTAGAAGAAAAGCCGGACAACCAGAATAAAATGTTGGACTTGCTCCTGCGGCTTTATGCTGAGGCTAAAACAGCCAGGGATTATGCAAAAGTCGATGAGATCAGAGCAGGCTTAAAAGCAATAGGATTTGTAGTAAAAGACATGAAAGATAAAATTGACTGGGCGTATGAAGAATAG
- the galK gene encoding galactokinase has translation MKEKIIQSFTQLFGNNPIVAFAPGRINLIGEHTDYQEGLVFPAAVEQGIWVGMQKNGLSSCRLFSVDFEEEFVFDIHSFSPKKNHWANYIMGVTSQFQQAGYKLEGFDLAFGGNIPASGLSSSAALSVAIGTALSDVFKLTVTKKSIVLYAQKSEHLFAGVKCGIMDPYASAFGVKDRALLLDCRTNTHFEVEADFGEHSLLLVNSKVKHNLADSAYNQRREACEESVRILQKIYPEATTLRDIPVKDLEKVQKLLPAELFPKAKHVISEIDRVTLASNALHAGDLNVFGTLLKESHLSLSKDFEVSCAELDFLAEKSWALPGVIGSRMMGGGFGGCTINLVANTKVQNFQDELHSAYKENFDIEADFIPVSLSEGARILE, from the coding sequence ATGAAAGAAAAAATCATCCAATCCTTTACCCAATTATTTGGCAACAATCCCATAGTGGCTTTCGCACCGGGAAGGATCAATCTGATCGGTGAACATACTGACTATCAGGAAGGATTGGTATTCCCAGCGGCAGTAGAGCAGGGAATTTGGGTGGGCATGCAGAAAAACGGTCTGTCCTCCTGTCGCCTTTTTTCTGTTGATTTTGAAGAAGAGTTTGTTTTTGACATCCATTCCTTTTCCCCTAAAAAAAATCACTGGGCAAACTATATTATGGGCGTCACCTCCCAGTTTCAGCAGGCTGGTTATAAGCTGGAAGGATTTGATCTCGCCTTCGGAGGGAATATTCCCGCATCTGGGTTATCATCTTCTGCCGCACTCTCAGTAGCTATAGGCACAGCCCTTTCTGATGTATTCAAATTGACCGTCACTAAAAAGTCAATCGTATTATACGCACAGAAATCCGAACATCTTTTTGCCGGGGTGAAATGCGGCATCATGGATCCCTATGCCTCAGCATTTGGGGTAAAAGACCGTGCCTTATTATTGGATTGCCGTACCAATACCCATTTTGAAGTAGAGGCTGATTTCGGGGAGCACTCCCTTCTACTTGTCAACTCCAAAGTAAAACATAACCTCGCGGACTCTGCCTATAACCAGCGCAGGGAAGCCTGCGAAGAAAGTGTGAGGATATTGCAGAAAATCTACCCTGAAGCGACCACACTTAGGGATATCCCGGTGAAGGATCTGGAAAAAGTGCAAAAACTATTACCTGCCGAGCTATTCCCTAAAGCAAAACATGTCATCTCCGAAATAGACCGCGTGACCCTAGCTTCTAATGCCCTTCACGCCGGTGATCTGAATGTATTTGGAACACTGCTGAAGGAATCCCACCTAAGCCTCAGTAAAGACTTTGAAGTCAGTTGTGCCGAATTGGATTTTCTGGCTGAGAAATCCTGGGCTTTGCCCGGCGTGATTGGGTCCAGAATGATGGGGGGAGGCTTTGGAGGCTGCACGATCAATCTGGTAGCCAATACCAAAGTTCAAAATTTCCAGGATGAGCTGCATTCAGCATACAAGGAAAATTTCGATATTGAGGCGGATTTTATCCCTGTATCTCTCTCAGAAGGAGCTAGAATACTCGAATAA
- the purH gene encoding bifunctional phosphoribosylaminoimidazolecarboxamide formyltransferase/IMP cyclohydrolase, translated as MATKKIQSALISVYYKDNLEPIIALLKKHGVKIYSTGGTQKFIEEQGAEVIPVEELTSYPSIFGGRVKTLHPKIFGGILYRRDNEGDLSQAGEYDIPAIDLVIVDLYPFEETVASGASEADIIEKIDIGGISLIRAAAKNFKDVTIIASKDQYTELEGRLSEQDGATTLADRRYFAAQAFQVSSNYDTHIFNYFNQAENIPALKVSETKAKALRYGENPHQNAHFYGNMEALFDQLNGKELSYNNLVDVDAAVNLIAEFKGETAFAILKHTNACGVALASTVKEAYQKAFEADTTSAFGGVLVTNQTVDKDAAEEMHSLFFEVLIAPDFTEDALEVLKGKKNRILLKQKIDLPGTKMIKTLLNGVIEQDKDLATETKADFTVATKKAPTEAEKDALVFAAKICKHTKSNTIILSNGNQLFSSGVGQTSRVDALLQAIEKAKAFGFDLNGAVMASDAFFPFPDCVEIAHKAGITAVVQPGGSIKDQLSVDYCDENGIAMVMTGVRHFKH; from the coding sequence ATGGCTACAAAAAAAATTCAATCTGCCCTAATATCTGTCTATTATAAGGACAACCTCGAACCTATCATTGCCCTTCTGAAAAAACATGGTGTGAAAATCTACTCTACTGGTGGCACGCAGAAGTTTATCGAAGAGCAAGGTGCGGAAGTTATTCCAGTGGAAGAGTTGACCAGCTACCCATCTATTTTCGGGGGCAGGGTTAAAACCCTTCACCCAAAGATTTTTGGAGGTATTCTTTACAGAAGAGATAATGAAGGAGATCTTTCTCAAGCTGGAGAATATGACATTCCAGCGATTGATTTGGTGATTGTGGACTTGTATCCATTTGAAGAAACTGTGGCTTCCGGGGCTTCTGAAGCGGATATCATAGAGAAAATTGACATCGGGGGAATTTCCCTCATCCGTGCAGCAGCCAAGAACTTCAAGGACGTGACCATCATCGCTTCCAAAGACCAATACACTGAACTGGAAGGAAGATTAAGCGAACAAGATGGAGCTACTACCCTAGCTGACCGTCGCTATTTCGCCGCTCAGGCATTTCAGGTGTCTTCCAATTACGACACCCATATTTTCAATTACTTCAACCAAGCAGAGAATATTCCGGCATTGAAAGTATCTGAGACGAAAGCTAAAGCACTTCGATACGGAGAAAACCCCCACCAAAATGCCCATTTCTACGGAAACATGGAGGCTCTTTTTGACCAGTTGAACGGCAAAGAACTTTCCTACAATAACCTGGTAGATGTAGATGCCGCTGTGAATTTGATTGCAGAATTCAAAGGCGAAACAGCTTTTGCGATTTTGAAGCATACCAATGCCTGCGGAGTGGCTTTGGCTTCTACCGTAAAAGAAGCGTATCAAAAAGCCTTCGAGGCTGATACTACTTCAGCTTTCGGCGGAGTACTGGTAACCAACCAAACAGTGGACAAAGATGCTGCTGAGGAAATGCACTCGCTATTCTTTGAAGTGTTGATAGCCCCGGATTTCACAGAAGATGCTTTGGAAGTATTGAAAGGCAAGAAAAACAGAATTCTTCTGAAGCAAAAAATAGATCTTCCGGGCACTAAAATGATCAAAACTCTGCTGAACGGCGTGATCGAGCAGGACAAGGATTTGGCTACTGAAACAAAAGCTGACTTCACCGTAGCTACCAAAAAAGCCCCAACTGAAGCGGAAAAAGACGCATTGGTATTCGCTGCGAAAATCTGCAAGCACACCAAATCAAACACCATTATCCTTTCTAACGGGAACCAACTATTCTCCAGCGGTGTAGGCCAAACTTCCCGTGTGGATGCATTGCTACAGGCAATCGAGAAGGCTAAAGCATTCGGCTTTGACTTAAACGGAGCTGTAATGGCGTCAGATGCATTCTTCCCGTTCCCGGATTGTGTAGAGATCGCCCACAAGGCAGGAATCACAGCGGTAGTACAGCCAGGAGGATCTATCAAAGATCAGTTGAGTGTGGATTATTGCGACGAAAACGGCATCGCTATGGTGATGACAGGAGTGAGACACTTTAAGCATTAA
- a CDS encoding helix-turn-helix domain-containing protein — translation MPETQNIEYKANWRDEYLKWICGFANASGGTIFIGKDDNGNVVGLEKAKKLLEDIPNKVRDVLGVLADVNLHETKNGNFIEIVVEAYPYPVNYKGQYHFRSGSTKQELKGTALDKFMLQKKGKKWDGVPIPNVSVKDLKPETFDFFKKRGIRSQRLAEDSLTDTNEQLVENLQLKENIYLKRAALLLFHPTPEKFVTGAYIKIGYFESDSDIRFG, via the coding sequence ATGCCTGAAACACAAAACATAGAATACAAAGCCAACTGGCGGGATGAATACCTTAAATGGATATGCGGTTTTGCCAACGCCAGTGGCGGCACTATTTTTATAGGAAAAGATGACAATGGAAATGTAGTGGGCCTTGAAAAGGCAAAAAAGTTATTGGAAGACATCCCGAATAAAGTACGGGATGTTTTGGGCGTTTTGGCGGATGTGAACTTACATGAAACCAAGAATGGGAATTTCATCGAAATCGTTGTTGAAGCCTATCCCTATCCCGTAAATTACAAAGGACAATATCATTTCCGAAGCGGTAGTACTAAACAGGAATTAAAAGGTACAGCATTGGACAAATTTATGCTCCAAAAGAAAGGCAAAAAATGGGATGGTGTGCCTATCCCCAATGTTTCTGTAAAAGATTTGAAACCAGAAACGTTTGACTTTTTCAAGAAAAGGGGCATCAGAAGCCAACGCCTTGCCGAAGATAGCCTTACAGACACCAACGAACAACTCGTTGAAAACCTACAACTCAAAGAAAACATATACCTAAAGCGGGCAGCACTTTTGTTATTTCATCCCACTCCAGAAAAATTTGTAACGGGTGCTTATATCAAAATCGGGTATTTTGAATCAGACAGTGATATTAGGTTTGGTTGA